The sequence CCGTATCGCGATCGGCAAGAACAACGCTTGGCTTACCAAGATCTGTAAGATTGGTGCTGGCCAGGTGCCCGATGCGAGGGCGCACTTTGTAATCCCAAAATAGCGACTGATGCTGGGCAAAATTCTGCACGGAATTGGGCAAATAGTCCAGAATTTCTAAATATCGATCGCACCCTAGCCCCACCTGGTTGTCAACCCAAATATCGATATCTTTACCCGTGAATTGATGGTGACTGCGCAACAGCATTAGTATTTCCTGCCCCAACCCTAGTTTTGGCACGGGTAACAGGACAGAGCGCTCCGCCGCGAGCGCCTGCAAAATTGTGGCAACTAACAGATTTTCCTGTTTGCGTCGATGTGGATGCCGATCTACTCCGAAACTCCCCTCAACGATTAAGACATCCGGCATTAGACCGCGAAAATGCTCTATCGACAGTCCCTCCGTTAAGCGCGAATTAGACAGGAAAAAGTCGCCCGTGTACAGGATCGTGTATTTGCGATCGGAGGCTTCATAACTCAGCAAAAAACTAGCCGCACCGGGCAAATGACCGGAAGGCAAAATTTGCACGAACAGGTCGGGTTGAATTTGATAGGGTATGCCCCAAGCTAGAGGAACGAGAAATTCATCTGTGGGTAAATACGGTGCCGACCAGATTAAAGGTAGTAATTTGGCAGTAACCTCACTGGTGTAGATGGGCATTTCAGGCGCGATCGCATGCAAGCTTGGGATGCTGCGCCCGTGATCGTTATGGGCATGACTGCACATCAGTCCAGCCCAGCGGACGCTTTTATTCACTGCAATTAGATCGCGAAGATCCTTTAGCCCGCAATCCAGCAGCAGCCAGTATGGCCCTAACCGCACTTGCAAGCATATACCTTCACTATGCTGCCCCACCCCAAAGGGTAGACATTCTAACTCAGCCACGCATTTTGGGTATTGACGCAATACCTTAGAGCTTCATCTTAAATAATTTAATAATTAAGACCAAAACATTATACACGGGGGATTGCAGCATGTTTGCAAACCATTTATCGATCCCCAATCGATCCCCGATTTTACTTAACTATACCTCAGGGGTGATTTTTCACCCCTTTCGATCGCCTACCCTTTTAGAGAACCAAAGTAACTTTTACCTAGCAATAACTGAAGCATTTCATGGGTACTATAGCAATGATATGGGTGGCCTCAATTGGCTCTCTTTTGCCCATAAACCTTAATACGATTACATCTATTTCTTCGATCTCCTCACTAAAGTCCGCACCTGTAATCGCTAACAATATCAGCAAAATCGCGCTTGCAATTAATGAGGTTAACCCTCAAAAAATCTTTAACAAACATGCAGTTAGGGTAACTCCAACCACATTTAATGATTGGAATATTTGGGTAAATAACAAACTGATAATCAAGCTCAAAAATCCCGTAGAAGCAGGCATAATTGCTGCTCAGATCGATAAATTATTAAAGCTCCCGAACTTCGATCCCGATCGGATTCAACCCTTGCAAGAGGATGGAAAAGATGTGGTTCAGATAGCTAAGATCGGCAAGAAAGGTTTACTCAAATTTCCAAGTAAATTAGATATTTCAGGTGCGCAGCTAATTAAATTTGTAAATAACCTGCGTGTTGCTACTGGTGCAGAACCATTGCAGCTATTTGAAGTCCATGGTAGGGTCTACGAGCTTGCTTATACCAGTCAGAGAATAAAGGGTTTAGCTTCCTGGTACGGCCCATATTTTCACGGACGCATGACAGCAAATGGCGAAATATTCGATCAGCACGAGCTGACTGCAGCGCACAAAAGCTTACCGTTTAATACCCGTTTAAAGGTAACCAATCTGGATAATGGCAGATCTGTAATTGTTCGCATTAACGATCGCGGGCCATATTATGGCGATCGCATGTTAGATCTTTCAATGGCAGCCGCCGAAGAGATCGGCTCCCATAGCAGCGGAGTTGTACGGATCGAAGCTGTTGTATTGGCACAAAACTAATCGGTGTTAAAATTGTCCCTAGTAAATTAAGTACTTATACTTTTATGGCTCTATCGGTTGGCGACACAGCCCCTGCTTTCACCGCCAAAGACACGAATGGCAAAGTGACTTCCCTATCTGACTTTGCTGGTAAAACAGTGGTTCTGTACTTTTATCCGAAGGACGATACACCTGGTTGTACGAAGGAAGCTTGCAGTTTCCGCGACTCCTACGCTGAGTACAAGGGTAAAGACATTGTGGTGCTGGGGGTAAGTGCGGATGACGAATCCTCGCACCAGCAGTTCGCGGAAAAGTTTAATTTGCCGTTTCCTTTATTGGCTGATGTCGATCGCTCGATTATCAAAGCCTATGATGTCGATGGAGGCGGCTATGCCAAGCGCGTTACCTACACGATCGATCCCACAGGTACGATCTCCCATGTTTATACTTCGGTAAAAACCGAAACCCATGCCAGCGATATCCTCGCCGATTTGGGTCTGTAATAATTCTGGCGGTCATAACTCGATCGCTTGCATGACGGATAGGGGGCAGACACATAGGTCTGTCCCTGCATCATGTATGGGGTATGGTGGTTTAATGTCATGCATGAATGAACCAAATTGAATGCCATTTACTTTTTTGCGGATCGTCTGTTTTAGGGATACCGATGCGGCAGGGGTTGTGTATTTTGCCAATGTACTATCTATGTGTCATGAAGCATACGAAGCTTCTCTAGCGGCAGCAGGTATAGATCTCAAAACCTTTTTCAGCCCGACACTCCAACCAAATCCGATCGCTATTCCCATCGTCCATGCCAGCGTAGATTTTCGGCGACCCATGCATTGTGGCGATCGCCTGTCGATCGAATTATCTCCGCAACAACTAAGCGAGCATTCGTTTGCCATAGACTACGAGATTTGTGCTCAGAGCGATCGAGCAACTGATGAAATACCGAACGCACAGCGACAAGTTTTAAGTAAAGCTACAACTCGCCACACTTGCATCGATCCTGTGGCAAGATCGAAACAAGATCTACCGCCAGAAATTAAACAATGGCTGCAACGTTGGTCTGAGTAATAATGATGCCAGACTGCAAGCCTTCTATTTGTCTCATCTTAAGCGGGTTTAGATTGTCATTATTTGAAAAGAATTGACATGATTGTAACTGCGATCTATTATATTGATGGATGCAGCAGACATGTCAAGTACATGACATCCCGTTACCTTTTAAGGTCGAGGCAAGCCCGGTAAAGACGTTCTGAATACCAAAAATAAAATTTTGGCGAAGGCTCCTTAAGGAGCCTTTGTTATTCACAGCTTTGGCAATTTCTTATTTTTCAATAAATTATTAGCGATGACGAAAAAGCTGACTTTCTTTATTCTGCCTATACCTTCATATCTAGGATAAGCACTTTGTACATGTAATCTCAGCTTTTTACTTTCCTTGAATACACTGAAAACAACGAAATAATCAACCTCAATACCCTTCGAGTCTACAACTTTTGTAGTTGCAAATTTGCCATAACCTGCATGACATACTAAAGTTGTGCTCTCCCCTAGCGCTTTGATAATGTTAGGTAACTGTTTCGAGAGGTGATATCTCTCAAAATTAAAAGGTCTAGTCTCTCTTGGTGAACTATACGTCAATAGCTGTAGCTCTTCTTCAGTAAGCTCACTCGATTCTTTGGTGAAGCAGTGCAAGCTGTAGGTCACTATAAATTTGTAGGTAATTGGGTTTTTCTCATCTCTATCATCAAGATATTCAGCCCAGTGGGCATTTAGATGCGATAAATCGTAAATTACTTCCCTTAATGTAAAATTTCTCCAACATTTAATTTCTGTTACGACAGTATTAAATCTTTCACCCATGCGCGCATAATATAACTAAAATAATTGTAGTGGCGATGTATTGCCAATTCTCATTAAAAATGCTGCATAGGTTCGGTAAATTTTTTGTAGCAGACTATCGATATCTACTGTGGGGTAGCAAAAGCTAATTGCATCTAACACGCAGTTTAGCAATCTAAATGAATGCTTTGGGATTTCATGGCAGTTCAATTTAGAATGGTTACTTGCCCTATTGTTGATATAGCGGTTTTCAGATAAAAACGAGAAGGGGGTTTGGGGGTTCCCCGCTAGATCCACTGCCGTGTTCCACCCCTTCACCCCATAAACTAAACCCTTTCTCAATTGAAAAGCGCTATAAGTCTTAGTTCTTCTTTCTTTGAGTGAAAGCAAATAACCAATAATTATTATTGATGAGGCACAAGAGATGAACGCATCGAAGCAAAATAATATGGAATCGCAAGTTTATCAGGGGCAGTTTGGCGAGTTCACAATTACCGGTAGCGATCGCCGCGATGTTGTCATCTATCGAGCGGCATTGGCAGTAGCTGCACTCTGTTTTAGCAGTGGTGGCCTGCTCTTTCTGTGGCAAGCTGATGGGGTAGATGTAAATGTATTGCATTTACTGACCTGGTTGTATGGTCTATTTTGCATTGCTTTAGGGGTAGCGCTGGCAAAAATTCATATCTACTTAGCGGCTCTGCATAAAGCACTCCAGGCATTTTGGCTAATTGGGTGTATATCGTCGATCGCTCTCGTTTTTACTAATCGCGAACCTTTGGCGATCGCTGTCTACCAAAATCCCACGATGCTTTTGGGCATAGGGTTCACGTTTGCAGCGCTCACGGGAATTTATTTTAAGGAAGCATTTTGCTTCAATCGCTCTGAAACCAAGATTCTCACCGTCCTCGTACCATTCTTGCTGCTAGGACATATGAGCGGGATGCTTTCAGTAACTTGGGAACGCATACTCTTAGCCACCTGGATCGCTCTATTTTTGGTCTTTGCTTTCCGTAAAGTAATTCAGGCAATTCCACCAGATATTGGCGATAAATCGGTTTTCGCCTACTTGAAGGAACAAAAAAACTCGGTTGCGACCTAATCCAAAGGAAACCTCAGCAGATCTGGAACGATCAATAATATAGCCATGGACAGATCTGTTAGGACAGGGGGTGTGGGGGCTGTGCCCCCACGCAGGGGTTTCACCCCTGCACCCCGTCCTAAGCCTGTTGGCTATACTATATATGCTAATTGTCGCTTCAATCTCCAGATCGTCTTGGAGATGTCGTTTGGGAGTTTTGCCATAAATACAGTTTGTGGAAATCGCCTTATGGGATCTGGGCAAAGTTACAACCTTCTCCTACAAAGGCTTGCACGTAGTTGAGGGATTCTTCTAGCTTTGTCAATAAAGCATCAGGGTTGTCTAGTGCCTGCTGACGAGCTTGTTGTTCT comes from Pseudanabaena sp. PCC 6802 and encodes:
- a CDS encoding acyl-CoA thioesterase, whose protein sequence is MPFTFLRIVCFRDTDAAGVVYFANVLSMCHEAYEASLAAAGIDLKTFFSPTLQPNPIAIPIVHASVDFRRPMHCGDRLSIELSPQQLSEHSFAIDYEICAQSDRATDEIPNAQRQVLSKATTRHTCIDPVARSKQDLPPEIKQWLQRWSE
- a CDS encoding septal ring lytic transglycosylase RlpA family protein is translated as MGTIAMIWVASIGSLLPINLNTITSISSISSLKSAPVIANNISKIALAINEVNPQKIFNKHAVRVTPTTFNDWNIWVNNKLIIKLKNPVEAGIIAAQIDKLLKLPNFDPDRIQPLQEDGKDVVQIAKIGKKGLLKFPSKLDISGAQLIKFVNNLRVATGAEPLQLFEVHGRVYELAYTSQRIKGLASWYGPYFHGRMTANGEIFDQHELTAAHKSLPFNTRLKVTNLDNGRSVIVRINDRGPYYGDRMLDLSMAAAEEIGSHSSGVVRIEAVVLAQN
- a CDS encoding peroxiredoxin gives rise to the protein MALSVGDTAPAFTAKDTNGKVTSLSDFAGKTVVLYFYPKDDTPGCTKEACSFRDSYAEYKGKDIVVLGVSADDESSHQQFAEKFNLPFPLLADVDRSIIKAYDVDGGGYAKRVTYTIDPTGTISHVYTSVKTETHASDILADLGL
- a CDS encoding MBL fold metallo-hydrolase, whose amino-acid sequence is MAELECLPFGVGQHSEGICLQVRLGPYWLLLDCGLKDLRDLIAVNKSVRWAGLMCSHAHNDHGRSIPSLHAIAPEMPIYTSEVTAKLLPLIWSAPYLPTDEFLVPLAWGIPYQIQPDLFVQILPSGHLPGAASFLLSYEASDRKYTILYTGDFFLSNSRLTEGLSIEHFRGLMPDVLIVEGSFGVDRHPHRRKQENLLVATILQALAAERSVLLPVPKLGLGQEILMLLRSHHQFTGKDIDIWVDNQVGLGCDRYLEILDYLPNSVQNFAQHQSLFWDYKVRPRIGHLASTNLTDLGKPSVVLADRDTDWYSWLQSTPHQWLVLDCADEEYMMPLRVDLETDRIIYQTYLLAEHSDVAGTAQLIHNLKPQHVVFVHGSPSRLSDLANLEELSNRYHVHCASAGKKIELPVGSSLNAAVAGSDRKDAEVLSPYEGELAELDSTVMLTLPIEITEDRRWLNFADTGLVEAKWQGDNLVIRGISQRELLNAETLSATSSVRSCVNCRFYRDQHCQNRESPLRWLRVNADGYCPAFQADADKFKR
- a CDS encoding DUF2301 domain-containing membrane protein, whose protein sequence is MNASKQNNMESQVYQGQFGEFTITGSDRRDVVIYRAALAVAALCFSSGGLLFLWQADGVDVNVLHLLTWLYGLFCIALGVALAKIHIYLAALHKALQAFWLIGCISSIALVFTNREPLAIAVYQNPTMLLGIGFTFAALTGIYFKEAFCFNRSETKILTVLVPFLLLGHMSGMLSVTWERILLATWIALFLVFAFRKVIQAIPPDIGDKSVFAYLKEQKNSVAT